The following coding sequences lie in one Danio rerio strain Tuebingen ecotype United States chromosome 3, GRCz12tu, whole genome shotgun sequence genomic window:
- the zgc:163083 gene encoding uncharacterized protein LOC566848 (The RefSeq protein has 2 substitutions compared to this genomic sequence) produces MAAVKACKILITGANRGLGLEMVKQLSENSCPKHIFATCRDPDGPKSAALRELAKKHPNLITIIRLDADDPCSIKESAKKVGSLVGANGLNLLVNNAAIVANGTIQTSSVEDLKNTFNTNVIGPLLIIREYRPYLQIAAKASGTPGMSSKKAAIINISTVAASMTRMPPIYSHFQTLPYAVSKAGFNMLTVLAAEEVKTDEILCMALHPGWVKTDLGGRDATLEPNESVEGMLKVIGGLTEKQHGGFLDYTGATVTW; encoded by the exons ATGGCAGCAGTTAAAGCATGCAAAATCCTAATCACAGGAGCCAACCGGGGCTTGGGCTTAGAAATGGTGAAGCAGCTTTCTGAGAATTCTTGTCCAAAGCATATTTTTGCTAcatgccgtgacccagatgggccAAAATCTGCG GCACTAAGAGAGCTGGCGAAAAAGCATCCCAATTTGATTACAATCATCCGTCTTG ATGCTGATGATCCATGCAGCATCAAGGAGTCTGCCAAAAAAGTGGGTTCTTCAGTGGGAGCAAATGGTTTGAACCTACTTGTAAATAACGCTGCAATCGTGGCAAATGGCACCATTCAGACCAGCAGTGTTGAGGACCTGAAAAACACCTTCAACACCAATGTGATAGGACCCTTATTGATTATTAGG GAGTACAGACCATATCTACAAATAGCAGCCAAAGCCAGTGGGACACCAGGCATGTCCAGTAAAAAAGCAGCGATCATCAATATCTCCACCGTGGCGGCTTCCATGACCAGAATGCCTCCCATATACAGCCACTTCCAAACCTTGCCATATGCTGTGTCTAAG GCAGGATTTAACATGCTGACTGTTTTGGCTGCTGAGGAGGTAAAGACAGATGAGATCCTCTGCATGGCACTTCATCCAGGATGGGTGAAGACTGATCTGGGTGGACAAGAT GCGACACTTGAACCAAATGAAAGTGTGGAGGGGATGCTTAAAGTCATCGGTGGTCTTACTGAGAAGCAGCATGGTGGATTTCTGGACTACACTGGAGCAACTGTGACCTGGTAA